A window of bacterium contains these coding sequences:
- a CDS encoding DUF481 domain-containing protein — MRSRTRLASIDLSSVFSTQDNAKETERHSLRLRYVRFLQNRRLVRGLGEFQHNLELGLDLRSLAGVGYGGFLVDTNRTSLAVGAGFGLSQEILVDSESGRTSLEGILALDYSFFTYDTPKTDVSVSFIVFPSLSESGRVRLELDSSLRREIVKDFYWSLSVYDSYDSDSSTASGEKNDWGAATSFGWTF; from the coding sequence GTGCGCTCGCGCACGCGCCTGGCCTCCATCGACTTGAGCTCGGTCTTCTCCACCCAGGACAATGCGAAGGAGACGGAGCGACACTCGCTCCGCCTCCGATATGTGCGCTTTCTACAGAATCGGCGCCTGGTACGGGGGCTGGGAGAGTTTCAGCACAATCTGGAGCTCGGCCTCGACCTGCGTTCCCTGGCGGGAGTCGGCTATGGCGGTTTCCTCGTCGATACCAATCGCACCTCTTTGGCGGTGGGGGCGGGGTTCGGCCTCAGCCAGGAGATCCTGGTCGACTCGGAGTCTGGCCGCACCAGCCTGGAGGGCATCCTGGCGCTCGACTACTCCTTCTTCACCTACGACACGCCGAAGACCGATGTCTCGGTCTCCTTCATCGTCTTCCCCAGCCTCTCCGAGTCGGGCCGCGTGCGGTTGGAGCTCGATTCGTCGCTGCGCCGCGAGATCGTCAAGGACTTTTACTGGAGCCTCAGCGTCTACGACAGCTACGACAGCGACTCATCGACCGCCAGCGGCGAGAAGAACGACTGGGGAGCGGCGACCTCTTTCGGTTGGACTTTTTGA